The proteins below are encoded in one region of Geobacter sp.:
- a CDS encoding RNA-binding protein: MKIETETIKLDSFLKAVNAVSSGGEAKLLIQEGMVMVNGAVALERGRKLRPGDRVRLGDEEFLVE; the protein is encoded by the coding sequence ATGAAGATAGAAACCGAGACCATCAAGCTGGATAGTTTTCTCAAGGCGGTGAATGCCGTCTCCTCGGGTGGGGAGGCCAAGCTGCTGATCCAGGAAGGGATGGTCATGGTCAACGGCGCAGTGGCCCTGGAGCGTGGCAGGAAACTGCGCCCCGGCGACCGGGTCCGGCTGGGGGATGAGGAGTTCCTGGTGGAGTAA
- a CDS encoding elongation factor P, with protein MLTTSDFKRGLIIQLDGAPCVIIDVHFQSPSARGANTMVKTRYRNLLTSQVLDKTFRSGDKVDEADFERHKGQFLYADGDRGVFMDLETYEQFEMDAEAFSLISPFLLEGTEMTLGLFEGRMVSADPPQTVELTVTDTPPVIRNATATAQTKEAVLETGLKLQVPPYLETGDRIKVDTRDGRFISRA; from the coding sequence ATGCTAACCACATCCGATTTCAAGCGGGGCCTGATCATCCAGCTGGATGGCGCCCCCTGCGTCATCATCGACGTCCACTTCCAGTCCCCCTCCGCACGGGGGGCCAACACCATGGTCAAGACCCGCTACCGCAACCTGCTCACCTCCCAGGTGCTGGACAAGACCTTCCGGTCCGGCGACAAGGTGGACGAAGCCGATTTCGAGCGGCACAAGGGGCAGTTTCTCTACGCCGACGGCGACCGCGGCGTCTTCATGGACCTGGAGACCTACGAGCAGTTCGAGATGGACGCCGAGGCCTTCTCGCTCATCTCCCCCTTTCTCCTGGAGGGGACCGAGATGACCTTGGGCCTGTTCGAGGGGCGGATGGTCAGCGCCGACCCGCCGCAGACCGTGGAACTGACCGTGACCGACACCCCGCCGGTCATCAGGAATGCCACGGCCACGGCCCAGACCAAGGAGGCGGTTCTGGAAACCGGCCTGAAGCTGCAGGTCCCCCCTTACCTGGAGACCGGAGACCGGATCAAGGTCGACACCAGGGACGGCCGCTTCATCTCGCGGGCATAG